One window from the genome of Salisaeta longa DSM 21114 encodes:
- a CDS encoding PLD nuclease N-terminal domain-containing protein codes for MNRLYRVAPAPLIAACTTLLLLLTGCGPNLFRRMASPRWGFFGTIIIILDIIALIDLLGDKKRETGDKILWTLLIVFMPLLGCLLYYWVGRE; via the coding sequence ATGAACCGCTTGTATCGCGTTGCACCTGCCCCCCTCATCGCCGCCTGCACCACCTTGCTCCTGCTGCTTACGGGCTGTGGGCCGAATCTCTTTCGGCGAATGGCGTCGCCGCGCTGGGGGTTCTTCGGAACGATCATCATCATCTTGGACATCATCGCCTTAATTGACTTGCTGGGCGACAAGAAGCGCGAGACGGGCGACAAGATTCTTTGGACGCTCCTCATCGTGTTCATGCCGCTGTTGGGCTGCCTGCTGTACTACTGGGTGGGCCGCGAGTAG
- a CDS encoding S66 peptidase family protein yields the protein MRTPPPLRPGDPVAVVAPASPPRNVDRYRTGLRALRARYDVRTAYGPNAAPAPLDFLAAADVERTEAVNAALCDPSIRAIFCVRGGYGAMRLLPHLAYDAATPTWVIGYSDITALHLALYQRLGWVGLSGPVVTEWPLVDAPMQAALDATLNDPHDWTAATSDDGPVPLRTGAATGPLLGGNLSVLSRLIGTPYLPSLDGAILVLEDVAEAPYRVDRMLAHCALAGLLDGLAGVVLGRFRLPEHADTEAARATLTAIFRDYFAARPYPVATHLRYGHLMPRTVLPIGLPVALRVTDRAVTLRAA from the coding sequence GTGCGTACTCCGCCGCCCCTTCGTCCGGGCGACCCGGTGGCTGTGGTGGCCCCGGCGAGCCCGCCCCGCAACGTCGACCGCTACCGCACCGGCCTGCGGGCCCTTCGCGCGCGCTACGACGTGCGCACCGCCTACGGGCCCAACGCTGCCCCGGCCCCGCTCGATTTTCTCGCGGCCGCCGATGTGGAACGCACGGAGGCCGTAAATGCGGCGCTGTGCGACCCGTCGATTCGCGCCATCTTTTGCGTCCGGGGCGGCTACGGTGCCATGCGCTTGCTTCCGCACCTGGCGTACGACGCGGCCACGCCCACGTGGGTGATTGGCTACAGCGACATCACGGCGCTGCACCTGGCGCTCTATCAGCGATTGGGGTGGGTGGGCCTCTCGGGCCCCGTGGTTACCGAGTGGCCGCTGGTGGATGCCCCCATGCAGGCCGCGCTCGACGCTACGCTGAATGATCCACATGACTGGACCGCCGCAACGAGCGACGATGGCCCGGTGCCCCTGCGCACCGGCGCGGCGACCGGTCCGCTACTGGGCGGCAACCTCTCGGTGCTCTCGCGCCTCATCGGCACGCCCTACTTGCCCTCGCTCGATGGTGCGATCCTCGTCCTTGAAGACGTGGCCGAGGCGCCCTATCGGGTCGATCGTATGCTTGCGCATTGTGCCCTGGCCGGGCTCCTCGATGGACTGGCGGGCGTCGTGCTGGGGCGCTTCCGGCTGCCGGAGCATGCAGACACGGAGGCCGCGCGGGCAACCCTCACCGCTATCTTTCGCGACTACTTCGCGGCCCGTCCGTACCCGGTGGCCACGCACCTTCGCTACGGCCACCTGATGCCCCGCACCGTCCTGCCCATCGGCCTGCCGGTGGCGCTTCGCGTGACCGACCGCGCGGTGACGCTCCGGGCGGCCTGA
- a CDS encoding CHY zinc finger protein: MTRSIHRHTVHGVAVDAETRCAHYHAAVDRIAIRFPCCGRFYPCLACHAACADHAAERWPADARDTPAVLCGACGTVLTIAAYLHTNHRCPHCHAAFNPGCAAHYDRYFAPLPNADRRF, translated from the coding sequence ATGACCCGATCCATTCACCGCCACACGGTGCACGGCGTCGCCGTCGATGCGGAGACCCGATGCGCGCACTACCACGCGGCCGTCGACCGGATTGCGATTCGCTTTCCGTGCTGCGGCCGGTTCTATCCCTGCCTTGCCTGCCACGCGGCCTGTGCCGATCATGCGGCTGAGCGCTGGCCGGCTGATGCGCGCGACACGCCCGCCGTACTGTGCGGCGCCTGCGGCACCGTACTCACCATTGCAGCGTACCTGCACACCAACCATCGCTGTCCCCATTGCCACGCGGCGTTCAACCCCGGCTGCGCGGCGCACTATGATCGCTACTTTGCCCCGCTGCCCAATGCCGACCGCCGTTTTTGA
- a CDS encoding AP2 domain-containing protein: MPDKPKNVFRIDIEPTEEAPDRHPTHGWQVRIKRQKKQHTKYFSDKRFGGTDEALEAAVAYRDELLDELPDPLDPVKRSAEARSKTGVIGLNFCWKDDGSGTPKPYVQLSWLEEDGTRRSAAYSVRKWNLRRAVWKACVRLHKARQEHNTGELEEVNAMFQTAYPNIRESYMEGPDGNGLDDSAETPDADVADAVPAGA; this comes from the coding sequence ATGCCTGACAAACCGAAGAACGTTTTCCGGATTGACATTGAGCCCACCGAGGAGGCCCCGGATCGTCATCCCACCCACGGGTGGCAAGTGCGCATCAAGCGCCAGAAGAAACAGCACACCAAGTACTTCTCGGACAAGCGCTTTGGCGGGACCGATGAGGCGCTGGAGGCGGCCGTGGCCTACCGCGATGAGTTGCTGGATGAACTGCCCGATCCGCTCGATCCGGTGAAGCGCTCGGCCGAGGCCCGCTCCAAAACAGGCGTTATCGGACTCAACTTTTGCTGGAAAGACGACGGCAGCGGCACACCCAAGCCCTACGTGCAACTGAGCTGGCTGGAAGAGGATGGCACGCGCCGTTCGGCGGCCTACTCCGTGCGCAAGTGGAACCTGCGCCGCGCCGTGTGGAAGGCGTGCGTCCGGCTCCACAAGGCGCGCCAGGAGCACAACACCGGCGAGCTGGAGGAAGTAAATGCGATGTTCCAGACGGCCTACCCCAACATCCGCGAGAGCTACATGGAGGGCCCGGACGGCAACGGGCTCGACGATAGCGCGGAAACGCCCGATGCCGATGTGGCTGATGCGGTGCCCGCAGGCGCGTAA
- a CDS encoding redoxin domain-containing protein — translation MALSTGTPAPTFTLYSTEMEPVQLSDFEGQPVVLLFFPGAFTSVCTTELNTVNNDLDAFGDAQVLGISTDSPFVLDEFRRVNDLSYPLLSDHDGSVSASYDAKYDNDFTPMQLDRISKRAAYVIDGDGVIRYAEVLDNAGNQPDFDAIKDALRDL, via the coding sequence ATGGCCCTTTCCACTGGCACCCCCGCCCCCACCTTCACCCTGTACTCCACCGAGATGGAGCCGGTGCAGCTCTCAGATTTTGAGGGACAGCCCGTCGTGCTCCTGTTCTTTCCCGGCGCGTTTACCAGCGTCTGCACCACGGAACTGAACACCGTGAACAACGACCTCGATGCCTTCGGTGACGCGCAGGTGCTGGGCATCTCGACCGACTCGCCGTTCGTTTTGGATGAGTTTCGGCGCGTCAACGACCTCTCGTATCCGCTGCTCAGCGACCATGACGGAAGCGTGAGCGCGTCGTACGATGCGAAGTACGACAACGACTTCACGCCCATGCAGCTCGACCGCATCAGCAAGCGGGCGGCGTACGTGATTGATGGCGATGGCGTCATTCGCTACGCCGAGGTGCTCGATAATGCCGGCAACCAGCCCGACTTCGATGCGATTAAAGACGCCCTGCGCGACCTGTAG
- a CDS encoding haloacid dehalogenase type II translates to MPTAVFDVNETLLDLRVLDAPFQDALGAADARAQWFQQLLELAFTCVATDAYTDFGTLARAALRMCADRERVTLDRAAMDRLLGRLRRLPPHAEVPAALQSLHAAGWQLLALSNGTPEALQAQLRHAGLAPLFAGIVSVDEARQLKPGPKPYRLVTERYAIDPAAAYFVAAHVWDLAGARRAGYQTVFVQRAGKVPNPLDASHALAAPSLMSLAEALLDRS, encoded by the coding sequence ATGCCGACCGCCGTTTTTGATGTCAACGAAACACTGCTCGACCTGCGCGTGCTCGATGCTCCCTTTCAGGACGCGCTGGGGGCCGCCGATGCCCGCGCGCAGTGGTTTCAGCAGCTGCTGGAGCTGGCGTTCACCTGCGTAGCCACCGATGCCTACACCGACTTCGGCACGTTGGCCCGCGCGGCCCTGCGTATGTGTGCCGATCGTGAGCGGGTGACGCTCGACCGGGCGGCGATGGATCGGCTGCTGGGGCGCTTACGGCGCTTGCCGCCTCATGCCGAGGTGCCGGCGGCGCTCCAGAGCCTCCATGCGGCCGGGTGGCAGCTTCTTGCGCTGAGCAACGGCACGCCCGAGGCGCTGCAGGCACAGCTGCGCCATGCCGGCCTCGCCCCGCTCTTCGCGGGCATCGTGTCGGTGGATGAGGCGCGGCAGCTCAAGCCGGGGCCCAAGCCGTACCGGCTGGTTACGGAGCGTTACGCGATTGACCCGGCGGCCGCGTACTTTGTGGCGGCCCACGTGTGGGACCTGGCCGGTGCGCGGCGCGCGGGCTACCAAACGGTGTTCGTACAGCGCGCGGGGAAGGTGCCCAACCCGCTCGATGCATCGCACGCGCTGGCCGCGCCTTCGCTCATGTCCCTCGCGGAGGCGCTGCTCGACCGCTCCTGA
- a CDS encoding ABC transporter permease, translating into MARFERFVALRYLWGAEGRSEGRSFLRFITYVAVGGIAVGVAALLLALSVVRGFSQEIRSKIMGIGADVEVAHYIQNEPLTRAPERESQLKALPAVARVRPVVETFVLLRKSSTAVDGVIVLGVEAPPPYLTQRIVRGRFATDTATGAPGLVVGASLAERLGLRVGRSVTAFALPRNVAAGTMGRPRVKQFQVTGIYETSLTTIDDTYTFTSLPAARDLARLPATAVSRFDLELTDPMQADSVAARIERDLGFPIAARTVFERFSGLFAWVNLQEGIIPLVIGVIVIVAAFNIVGTLLMMMLEKTREIGVLQSLGASARMVRRLFLSLGLLMGGVGTALGALIALGLGLAQKHFQLIPLPAEAYYMTTAPIELNPWDFVIVAVVACTLCALAAYVPARVASRIEPVRAIRFR; encoded by the coding sequence ATGGCACGCTTTGAGCGATTTGTTGCGCTTCGGTACCTGTGGGGCGCGGAGGGCCGGTCGGAAGGACGCAGCTTCTTGCGCTTCATCACCTACGTGGCCGTTGGCGGCATCGCCGTCGGCGTCGCGGCGCTGCTACTGGCCCTCTCGGTGGTGCGCGGCTTCAGCCAGGAGATTCGATCCAAGATTATGGGCATCGGGGCCGACGTCGAGGTGGCGCACTACATCCAAAACGAACCCCTGACCCGTGCGCCCGAGCGCGAATCGCAGCTGAAGGCGCTCCCGGCTGTTGCGCGCGTGCGCCCCGTGGTAGAGACGTTCGTGCTGCTCCGCAAATCGTCAACCGCCGTTGACGGCGTGATTGTGCTGGGCGTGGAGGCACCGCCGCCGTATCTCACCCAACGCATCGTGCGAGGGCGCTTTGCTACCGATACCGCAACGGGCGCGCCGGGGCTTGTGGTGGGGGCTTCGCTCGCCGAGCGCCTGGGGCTTCGGGTGGGGAGGTCCGTGACGGCGTTTGCCCTGCCGCGCAACGTCGCGGCGGGCACCATGGGACGGCCCCGCGTGAAGCAATTTCAGGTAACTGGCATCTACGAGACGTCGCTCACTACCATCGACGACACGTACACCTTTACGTCGCTACCGGCCGCCCGCGACCTGGCGCGGCTGCCCGCCACGGCCGTCTCGCGGTTCGACCTGGAGCTGACCGATCCTATGCAGGCCGACTCGGTGGCCGCGCGCATCGAACGCGACCTCGGCTTTCCCATCGCGGCGCGCACCGTGTTCGAGCGCTTCTCTGGACTCTTCGCGTGGGTGAACCTCCAAGAGGGCATCATCCCGCTGGTGATTGGCGTCATCGTCATCGTGGCGGCGTTCAACATCGTGGGTACGCTCTTGATGATGATGCTGGAGAAAACCCGCGAGATTGGCGTCTTGCAAAGCCTGGGCGCCTCGGCGCGCATGGTGCGGCGGCTCTTTCTGTCGTTGGGCTTGCTGATGGGTGGCGTGGGCACCGCGCTGGGGGCGCTCATCGCGCTGGGGCTGGGCCTCGCGCAAAAGCACTTTCAGCTCATTCCCCTCCCGGCCGAGGCCTACTACATGACCACCGCGCCCATCGAACTCAACCCGTGGGACTTTGTTATCGTTGCGGTTGTGGCGTGCACGCTGTGTGCGCTCGCGGCCTACGTACCGGCGCGCGTGGCCTCACGCATCGAGCCGGTACGCGCCATCCGATTCCGTTAA
- a CDS encoding DASH family cryptochrome, which produces MPTTALVWFRNDLRLRDHEALAYAARRHDRLLPVYCLAPRLLETTRWGVAKTGAFRLRFLLESLADLRASLRGRGSDLLVRQGAPATVIKDLVTTHAVDEVCFIEEVGTEESAAEQAVEDALKDTDASPAFFWGKTLYHLDDLPIDGPADVDDVFTPFRKRLEKQSSVRATFAAPDALPPLPDAAQAGPLPTLPDLGVSPDAATPDPRGVLPFKGGETAGLERLRTYLWAKDCLRSYKKTRNGLLGANYSSKFSAWLAHGCLSPRTIYEEVKRYEDERTSNKSTYWMIFELIWRDFFTFVGWKYGERLFYRSGPMDRAIDWTTHEPSFERWATGTTGIPFIDANMRELNTTGFMSNRGRQNVASMLAKSLRLDWRMGAAYFESKLVDYDVTSNWGNWAYNAGVGHDPRDRYFNIVKQAHRYDGDGAYVRHWLPELADVPDEKIHEPQTMNTDEQKAAGCIIGTDYPNPMVDLEQTYERLRSA; this is translated from the coding sequence ATGCCCACCACTGCCCTCGTCTGGTTTCGCAACGACCTTCGCCTTCGCGACCACGAGGCGCTTGCGTATGCGGCCCGGCGCCACGACCGCCTGCTGCCCGTCTACTGCCTGGCCCCCCGTCTCTTGGAAACCACGCGGTGGGGCGTTGCCAAAACCGGTGCCTTCCGCCTTCGCTTTTTGCTGGAAAGCCTCGCCGACTTGCGCGCCTCGCTGCGCGGGCGCGGTAGCGACCTCCTCGTGCGTCAGGGCGCGCCGGCAACCGTCATCAAGGACTTGGTTACGACGCACGCCGTGGACGAAGTGTGCTTCATTGAAGAAGTGGGCACCGAAGAGTCCGCCGCCGAACAGGCCGTTGAAGACGCCCTGAAGGATACCGACGCGTCGCCCGCGTTCTTCTGGGGCAAAACGCTCTACCACCTCGACGATCTGCCCATCGACGGCCCGGCAGATGTCGACGACGTGTTTACGCCCTTCCGCAAGCGCCTCGAAAAGCAGAGCAGCGTGCGGGCAACCTTCGCGGCCCCCGATGCGCTTCCGCCCCTGCCCGATGCGGCACAAGCCGGGCCACTGCCCACGCTGCCCGACCTGGGCGTCTCGCCCGACGCGGCAACGCCCGATCCGCGCGGCGTGCTCCCCTTCAAAGGCGGCGAAACGGCCGGACTTGAGCGCCTGCGCACGTACTTGTGGGCCAAGGATTGCTTGCGCTCGTACAAAAAGACGCGAAACGGTCTGCTGGGCGCCAACTACTCGTCCAAGTTTTCGGCCTGGCTGGCCCACGGCTGCCTCTCGCCGCGCACGATCTACGAGGAAGTCAAGCGGTACGAGGACGAGCGTACATCCAACAAGTCGACCTACTGGATGATCTTCGAGCTCATCTGGCGCGACTTCTTCACGTTTGTGGGGTGGAAATATGGCGAACGGCTGTTTTACCGCTCCGGCCCCATGGATCGTGCAATCGACTGGACGACCCACGAGCCGTCGTTTGAGCGCTGGGCCACCGGCACCACGGGCATTCCGTTCATCGATGCCAACATGCGCGAGCTCAACACCACGGGATTCATGTCGAACCGCGGGCGCCAAAACGTGGCCAGCATGCTTGCCAAAAGCCTGCGGCTGGATTGGCGGATGGGCGCAGCGTACTTCGAGTCGAAGCTGGTGGATTATGACGTGACCAGCAACTGGGGCAACTGGGCCTACAACGCCGGGGTGGGACACGACCCGCGCGACCGGTACTTCAACATCGTGAAGCAGGCGCATCGCTATGACGGCGACGGCGCGTACGTGCGCCACTGGCTACCGGAGCTGGCCGACGTGCCCGACGAGAAGATCCATGAGCCGCAAACTATGAACACCGACGAGCAAAAAGCCGCCGGGTGCATCATCGGCACCGACTACCCGAACCCGATGGTCGACCTGGAGCAAACGTACGAACGCCTCCGCTCCGCATAA